DNA from Equus asinus isolate D_3611 breed Donkey chromosome 17, EquAss-T2T_v2, whole genome shotgun sequence:
TTCCAGTATATTAGTTCTCTCATAAATTGTGCTTGTGGGCTGTTTAACTCCTCCATTGAATTTCAGATTTCAATcataacattttgttttctctctaaagGTTTCACATTGTTCTTTATCCACATGGTCAGCTTGGAAAGTCTCATATTGTTTTAtcttactttcaataatatcctttatttaaacttttaaaatgtacttattgaaataattattagctaataatataaatacatagttTTCCAAATTGCACTCCATAGTTTGATATTGTTTCTTACTCTTGCTCAAGTGCCTTGTTTAATTGCGtgatgagtaattttttttatcttaaacaaTGTTCCCTTAAAATTTATCTGTGGGAAACATTGATGCTTCAGTTTAAAATGTGTTCCCTCAGAAATGATTTACATTACTTCTGTCAGATACCTTAGGGACAACACCAAGCCAGAAttcctttaaacaaaaattttgacttGATGTTTTTTGATGTTATAATATTCACATCAAATAGACTGCATATCTACATAAGTAGATAGATAAGATTAAAAATTATCAGGGAAAGGAGTGATATCAGCATCTTAGCACTGAAAAGacattcctcctttttctcctgctttagTAACAATGAATTAGAAGTCATCCACAAACAAAAGTACCTTTGTGGGAGTTGTAGTATCCAGCACCAAATGCCAAGAGACCAGGAGGAATCTGCCCACCTGTGAACCAGTAACAGGCAAACAGACTTCAGTATGGGCTACAAAGCCAGCAGGATCAGTGTGAGCCTGCCCCAACCCATCTTGGTCAGGGTTGAGCAAAGGCTAGAGATGATTTGAGCGCCACCCATGAATGAGAGAGACTTTGCAGAAGGTCGCACTTCCTGAGAGAGGATTCCAGCACACAATTGGAGCTGAAGAAAAATACGAATTTGTTTACAGTGAAGACAATGAAAGGAGATTTCTCAGCACCACCTTTCCCAAGGCAACACTGCAGAAGTTAAACAATTCGTCGTGGCAAACTCTCCTGCAGGGGAAAAAGAACAGTCACTGAGTACCCAGGATACCACAGTTGTGCTAGATGCATTCAGAAACCTCTTTATCCCTAGAAGTACCTCGACTACTGAACAAGTAATCCatgactggagagagagaggagatcagGAAAGGGATCAAAAAAACATATATCAAAGGTATTAATGAAGTATAGTTCCCTATTTCAGCAGGAAGTCCACCAAGGAGCCACTAAGAGTACCACAACAGAAGATCTCCTGACCAGATGCACGAGAAACCCCAGCCTCCCAGTCTTAAACCcacacctctccccaccctgccacTAGCTTCTTGTGCATATTCTTGAGAGCAGCAGTGAGAGCAAATCTCGTAAACTGAGTTCTCTCAGAAAGAGAGATCAGGGTCTCTGGGCAAGGGAGAAACCACAAACAGGAGCTCTAGAGCCACATTCTGGAAAACTAAATAGAGGTTTCCAATAGTGAGACTGGTTAGGTGGTAAGAACCAGAGAAAATACAATAGCTTAAGAATTCTACAACAAGAGGGAACGAGAAGAGTGGAACATGTGTACCCATACAAAGGCAGAGGAAAACTCACCTATAAAATCACAAAAGATGGCATACCCCATCTGAGGCAATTAGTAAAGATTTAAGGAGATGTCTGCTACTTCAAATACTAAAGCAGCAATACAAACCTACAAGAAACATGAATTATCAAGAAAATATGTCATCACCTAAAGAGAACAATAATTCTCAAAGTACAAAGCTGAAAGGCACAGAATTTTGCAACCTGGctgataaagatttttaaaacagctGTTTAAAACAACCACAAGAAAACTCGGAAAAACAATTGAATGACATAAGGgaggaaaaatgagcaaaatgagaTATTCaccaaagagataaaaattataaaaaggaaccaaacaggAATTCAGGATCTGAGGcgttcaatgaatgaaatgaaaaatgcaatagagagcatctGCAGTAGAGTAGAgcagatgaaaaatgaaaaagtgagcTACAGGACAGGGAGTTTGAAATAACCCAGTCAGTGctgagcaaagaaaaaagaatgagaaataacaAAGAAAGCCTACGTAATCTATGGGATTCCATCAAAACCAAATTAGAATAATAGAcgttaaaaattagaaaagacagagaaggtggcaaaaattttatttaaataaataatcctgagaacttccaaaacctgggagAGATTTAAACATCTAAGTTCAGAAAGCTAACAGATAACTCCATTATCTCATGAAAAAAGagcttctccaagacacattataataatgctatcaaaaatcaaagataaagagagaatccttaaaaaaaaaggagagagagattataaCCTAAATATGAATCTTCACTAAGCTATCAGCAGTTTTCAAGCACACATCCTACAGgtcaggagagagtagaatgacacAGtcagtactgaaagaaaaactgaaagccaagaatactctatcccaCAAAGTTACACTTCAGATACGAGTATGAATAAAGactttcctagaaacacaaaagctGAGGCTGTTCATCACCACTAGCCTGCCTTGGAAAAAATGCTGTAAGAAGTTTTTTCAGCTGAAACGAAAAGACATTAGTCAGTGACATTAAAACATCTGAAAGTATACAACACAGTAATAAAGGGAAATACACTATCAGGCTTAAAAAGATTCTTATTCTGTACTTGGGTGGTGTGTAAACCACTTAActatactttaaaatgttaaaagtgaaGAGTGTTAAAATAATTGTAGCTACTATGATTTGTTAAACAATACatgtgaaaagaaataatggcataCACAACATAAAAGGGGAGAATAGACAGGTACGGCTTTTGTAGACTAAGTTAAGTTACTATAAGCTAAAAATGGACTGCCCTCCCTATGAGATGTTTATACAAGACTTATGGTAAGCACAAAGCAAAAACTTGGATTAGAttcacaaaacacaaagaaagagaaaatagagcatACGACCCAAGAAAATCACCAATGTACTATGGTACAcagaaacagaggggaaaagaaacaactaaaataaaaaccaaccagAAAACTATGAATAAGATTGCATTAGTAAGTcctcaaatatcaataatcactccaaatgtaaatggattgaattcaccaatcaacaGGCAGAgtgctggatggattaaaaagcaagacccaactatatgctgcctacaagagactcactacAGCTTtaagacacacataggctcacagtgaagggatggaaaagacaCTTTATGCaaggagaaagcaaaatgaagcagaaatagcTACATTCATTTCAGACAAAAACACTTTAAGCCAAACACAGAAACAAGGACAAAAAAGATCACTATATAACAATACAGAGGTCAAGTCATCAAgatgataaatgtaaatatatatgcattcaaAATCAGAGCAATAAAGTATATTAATCAAATATGAACAGACCTGAAAAGAGATTTAGACACCATACAATAATTATAGGGATTTTAATACCCATCTTTTAGCAATGGGTagttcatccagacagaaaatcaacaaaggaaATGTTGGACTTAAAACACacattagatgaaatggacctaagacatttatagaacattccatccaatagcagcagaatacatgCACTCCTCAAGTTCACACAGAATATTTCCAGAATACATCATATGATAGAACACAAAACATGTCTTACAAagtttaagattgaaatcataccaagtatctctTCTGACAACattgatatgaaactagaaataaagaagaagaaagctgcaaaatgtatacatatgtgtaaactaaacaacacactcctgaacaaccattgagtcaaatgagaaatcaaacaggaaatcaaaaaacatcttgaAACTAACTGAAATGGAAACATAATACACCACAACCAATGGGATGCTACAAAAGCATTTCtgagagggaattttatagtgataaatgcatatattaagcaTATAGAAGAATCTCTAATAACAACCTAACGTTATGTCTCAGGgactaaaaaagaacaaactaagcccaaagtgagtagaaggaaggaaataacaaaggtcAGAGTGGAAGTAAATAAGTTACATAccaaaaaaacaatagaatcaaTCAATGAAGTTAAGAGCTAGTTTTCCATATGACAAAAagaattgacaaatccttagacTAAGAAATAAAGTCAAAAGTCTCAAAATCAGAAACGAAATAGGAGACATTACAAGCAATACTGCAGAAATACGTAAGATTATAAGGAACTACTATGAACaatcatatgccaacaaattgaataatctagaagaaatggagaacttcctagaaatatacaagctATCAAGAATGAATCAGGAAGacacagaaaatttgaatagaacaaagacaaataaggagattgaatcagtaaacaaaaacctcctAACACAGAAACCCACAGAAGCAGATATCTTCCCTGGCaaattataccaaatatttacagaataattagtgccaatccttctcaaacacttTCAAAAACAGGAAGGAATACTTCTAATGGAATTTTAGGAGGTCAATatcaccctgacaccaaagccagataaggacaccacaggaaaaaaaaaaaaaactataggccaatatccatcctaaatatagatgcaaatatagtcaggaaatattagcaaatcaaattcaaccaCACAGGAAAAGGATTATATACTatgaccaactgggatttatccATGGGATGGAAGGatagttcaacatgcacaaatcaataaatgtgacacaccacattactagaatgaaagataaaaatcacatggtcatctcatagatgcagaaaaagcataggataaaatacaacatcctttcatgattaaaaccccaaaaaactggaaatagaaaGACAATACCTTAACATAACAAATGCCATcaaaaacaaacccacagctaatgttatactcaatgtgaaaaacaaactttttcctctaacatcaggaacaagacaagggtgctcactctcaccactctcattcaacatagtactgacaGTCTTAACCAGAACAAAAAGGCTAGATAAAGAAATATGAGAAGAGGTTAAGAATGAGAGATAACATAAACCTCATAAAACTTATGAGGACCATAAATCTTACTCCATGTTGGTCTTACTGGAAGAATCACATGGATATTGGGATAACACAGAATCCACTGTTTTCTATAAATCTTGCCCTCTCACCTTGACCTAGATCCCTCAGGATAACAAGAGTTCTTGCCAAAGTTGAAAttccttattcttttcaaaagaattattCAGGTGTGCCCTATTGCACTCCAGGATGGGCGCTTTTGGCCATGACATTGGTTGTCCACTCACAGCCAAAGAGATGCCCACAACTGGAGATCCTCTTAAATGTATTATTAAGGCAGAAGtgagaggagaaaagacaattaTAGGGAGAAAACTCTCCAGGTACCTGCCTTCTGGTGTCATGGTTGTCATCAAGATGATTTCCCTGCTAATTTCACATCCCACTTTGCCATGTCCCTTCTGACTCAATTCCCCACTTCCCCATGGTCCTATTATGACCTCGTAattatagcttttcttttaatgaacttAGATTTCTTTGAGCTGGAAGGGACCGAGAGAGCACCTAGTTTAATACCATCATTTTCAAGGTGAGGATTGAAGCCAGAGGTGCTAAGACATTTACCAAAGATGACACAACTGGCTAACAATACagcttaaaaacaataaattagatATTTGGACACTTCCCTGTTCACAAAttgattccattttaaatatgCACACTTTCTCAACTCCCTGACCTGAATCAAttatcacagcagccctgggtggCTGACACAGCATGATTTCCTATGCATAAGTGAGGATATAGGAGCAACAAGGAATACAATGAAACTAATTCATGACAGAGTCACAGATCATTGAGGTTAATACCATGGGCACTGGTATCAGCTAATTGGGTTGAATTCCAGCTTTCCACATCCTTGCTGTGTGTTCCTGAGCAAATTAACCTCTTCAAACCTCACTATTATCACCTTAAAAATGGGGCTTATAGTATGAGCTACTTGATGGAGCAGTTCTTCATAAAATCAAATTATACAATGCTTATGAAGCACTTATCAGAGTGTGAAGTAAACAGCATGCCTTCCCTTTAAGTAGGTGCAATTTAGGGGCTGGCATggtgctgcagtggttaagttcatgtgctcctctttggcagcctggggtttgcagacccagaacctgggtgcagacacacacacagtttatcaagccatgctgtggcaggcatcccacatataaagtagaggaagatggacacagatgttagctcagggccaatcctcctcagggaaaaagaggaagattagaggaggatgttagctcagggctaatcttcaccaaaaaaaaaaaaaaagtaggtgaaatttatgtgttctgaattggagttctttccaatatattatgctgcattactaattcttcattaaaaatatctactggggctggccctgttttgcagcggttaagttcgcacattccacttcagcagcctggggttcgccagttcggatcccgggtgtggacatatgcaccacttggcaagccatgctgtggcaggcatcccacgtataaagtaggggaagatgggcatgaatttagttcagggccagtcttcctcggcaaaaaagaggaggataggcagcagatgttagctcagggctaatcttcctcacaaaagaaaaaaatatctacttaagaTCATTCCCACGATCTTTTGGTTttagtgttttggtttttggttttttaatggaGCTCATCTACCCTGCCATTACTAGGGATACAGAGATGTTTTAGAAAGGTCCCCATTCATGTTGGATCTACTTCAGCTAATCTTACTTCTAAGGAGAAAGGGATGGATGGGATAATGAGTTAATTATTTGATTTAACTCTTACCAATTGGTTAATAGTTATGTATTCACTCTGATAAAAACtgtgttgtgaatattttcaaCGAACAGATTTGTAagatagttttaaatatataacacCTAAGGTATAGAAATTGGGCACCATGGCAAAGCAATAAATGACATGTTTCTGATCAGTAAAAACAATTTATGTTCCACATCTGATACTTAGTGAGCTTCAAGACGGATTCTTGCTACCCTGGGAAGAACAAGGCAGACCACAATATACCCAAAagttctatctgtaaaatggggataatttccCACTTGCCAAGTGCACATAATaatagaacaaaaatcacatctaTGCAATGTAACTAGTGAAGTGTAATATGTTGTGTATACACTACTGTAGTATGTATGAAGCTTAGTCTATAAACTCTTGTctgaaaaatatctctttttaaaattttctttaaattctcttggtTAGACTTTGAGTCTCCATGGTACCCTCATACAGGCTGTCTCTACTGCTCGCTGATCATACTTAAGGACTTGGAATTCCTAGGGGGCTCACATCTCTGGGACTCAGACTGTGAGTCCCTAGACATAACATGACAGCCTTCGTTTCTGAGTCTTTCGCTGTCCCTGGGAAGCTACCATGGAGCATGCTTCAGGCCACCTGTGCCCAGAAATTGatgactttgacttctttctagcctCTGAGAATCTCCCCAACTCTTAACCTGAAAAGTGCCCCTCCTTTCTACTATTCCTTTCTCCCATCTGTTTTTCACAACTCACTTCATAAGGAGTTTCAAGGAGTAAGATGGAGGGAACAAAGTTATTGTGGAATAAAGACAGATCAatcttttcccctctcctcttcttttgtctcctctcctcccttccccttcccttctctctgttcactttttcactctctctttcttttccctctgtgtgtgtgtctctctctctatttctctttctaccTATCTCTTtctgtgttcctctttctcacacTGACTTTCTCGCTCTGTGTTTGGAACTCAGATGATaaggtattcttttttaaattattgttaacTTATACATATGTgattttataagtaattttatttctatttaaatataaaaagtgcttaacaaccaaaaataaataaaggacattttaaaaattgtagaggAAAGAACCATGCATGACTTCCTAGGTCTTGTCATTTATCTACATATAATATCTATCAGAACCTCTGTTGTCCAAACATCAGATTTTATCTACCTGAGCCTAGTTATGTAAATAAGCCTTTTAAATGCAGTTCAATGCAGATGACACTGCCTCAGACAGATCACTTGGTGGTGGCAGCTAAACATAATGGCACCAGGAACCCAGAAGCCAGGTTGTCACATCTTCTCTCTACTTAGCTATTCTTGCGACATACAAAatgttatttacatattcttATCCCTCTTTTCCTTATAGGGAAAATAACACCTGCACAAATATTGTTCTTACTGAAGTAAATGTGTGGTCCTCTTTATCACCCTCTGGAAGGCCTCTTTgatctccttgttcctcagactatAGATAAGAGGGTTTAACATGGGGATGAGGGTAACatagaacactgacagcaccttGTTCTGCTTCTTGGAGTGGGTAGAACTAGGATGCATGTACACCGAGAGGCCTGTGCCATAGAAGATTGCTTCTACTAACAGGTGAGAGGCACAGGTATTGAAGGCCTTGGCACTACCTTTGATAGAGGATATTTTCAGGATGGAAGCTGCAATGAAACCATAGGATAAGAGTATAACAAGGAAAGAACCAAATCCAACAAAAAAAGTTatgagaaaaagaatcatttgacTGATGAAGGGattggagcaagacaaggataTGATGTGGGTTATGTCACAGAAGAAATTTGGAATGATATTGGGCCCACAGTAGTAGAGATGAAAGCAAGGGATTATTTCAGCTAAGCTACTAAGGAAACCACTCCCATAGGCCCCAGCAATCATCTtctgacagaggccaggagccatgaccgctgagtactgcagaggcctaccaatagcaacatatctgtcataggccatggcagCCAAGAGACAGCACTCCATCAGACACATCCAGCACCCAACAAAATACTGGGTGGCACAAGCAATGAATGAAatcgttttttcttcttttaagaagtctgaaagcatccttgggctggtggaagaagaatagcagatgtctataaatgacaggaaactgagaaaaaagtacataggtGT
Protein-coding regions in this window:
- the LOC139040645 gene encoding olfactory receptor 5A1-like, producing the protein MFALLGLSDEKGVQPILFPIFLGIYLVTLIWNMGLIILIRMDSHLRTPMYFFLSFLSFIDICYSSSTSPRMLSDFLKEEKTISFIACATQYFVGCWMCLMECCLLAAMAYDRYVAIGRPLQYSAVMAPGLCQKMIAGAYGSGFLSSLAEIIPCFHLYYCGPNIIPNFFCDITHIISLSCSNPFISQMILFLITFFVGFGSFLVILLSYGFIAASILKISSIKGSAKAFNTCASHLLVEAIFYGTGLSVYMHPSSTHSKKQNKVLSVFYVTLIPMLNPLIYSLRNKEIKEAFQRVIKRTTHLLQ